A single genomic interval of Carassius gibelio isolate Cgi1373 ecotype wild population from Czech Republic chromosome A22, carGib1.2-hapl.c, whole genome shotgun sequence harbors:
- the ptprc gene encoding receptor-type tyrosine-protein phosphatase C isoform X21: MARFFALGPLVLVLCLVLSSSPSPTHMTPQDTESKETDAGKNGADSQTNLPTPTTSPNTSANTSGDAGKNGADSQTNLPTPTTSPNTSANTSGDTTGIKCQYSLMESVNKTTVHIQGSENQNYTIRIKEKQTEIHVQEIFNKTAFDILFDGLKPCTVYSIIVDGCESNGNKTFISSKNGETVPVTVVKNVTENKVCLEGQFNGIKWNLTECVEITEHNSCASKHTIKLDQCTYTMNVELPPVKPKIRFNATIPSKFEWTNKPEKCKALLNISCTLDQWKKTYALNDSVSLLPQQKYNCTGEYPYKNYSIKSNSLSINIQCDLKKNARIIDVAYNSFIISWNAPEKDNCSNIIWSNYLVACETNEKVECTQEKGDSTNCTFKDLKPFTYYTCVITAQHDGHQYTIFSEGHKTLSAKPKLNAFTIQKTSHNSINIKCNDIINNWNGDPGLFEAVIKYNGIPVTHPEKPKKSCRFSFSDLHYLTTYDIEVKATNDQGHSTVIHETFTTNYNDKAVIGILVFLIIVTSIALLFVLFKLYLLRKKRNAEDEQILLTPAPLRRVEPIPAAGLVEAYKNKIADEGRLFMDEFQSIPRIFSNYTIKEAKKPDNQYKNRYVDILPYDYNRVTLSTGGEDNYINASFIEGYREAKKYIAAQGPKDETVVDFWRMVWEQKSSIIVMVTRCEEGNKIKCAQYWPSPDREAEIFDEFVVQLRSEEHCPDYIIRRLILTNKQEKASEREVTHIQFISWPDHGVPGDPSLLLKLRRRVNSFKNFFSGPVVVHCSAGVGRTGTYMGIDAMIESLEAEGRVDIYGFVAKLRRQRCLMVQVETQYILIHTALIEYNQFGDTEIPLSEFHSVLKTLRQKNGSNNSSLELEFQKLPKFKKWRTNNTGSSEENKKKNRDSAVIPYDFNRVIFRLDIEGNQTSDPEDEDEYTSDEEDESDEYINASFIDGYWCNKSLIAAQGPLPNTVEEFLLMLYQQQTKTLVMLTDCQEDGKDFCFQYWGDEKKTYGDMEIEVKKTESFPTYVRRHLEIQSLKKKEVLEVDQYQFLKWKGRELPEDPQELIEMARIIRENGKYDNSKMNRNVPIVVHCHNGSSRTGIFCALWNLLDSAYTEKLVDVLQVVKNLRKMRQGIVETIEQYQFLYAALEGAFPVQNGAVKTPSAKDTAQVINETTALLTEPNSTSGADQKEAGESSEREAKESSTAEAPPAEGDREKPSPEAQTNGPAGGDD, encoded by the exons ATGCAGGAAAGAATGGTGCTG ACTCTCAAACAAATCTCCCCACTCCCACCACTTCACCAAACACATCTGCAAATACCTCTGGAG ATACCACAGGAATCAAAT GTCAATACAGCCTAATGGAGAGTGTGAACAAAACAACAGTCCATATCCAAGGCTCTGAGAACCAAAATTACACAATCAGGATAAAGGAGAAGCAGACTGAGATCCATGTCCAAGAAATATTTAACAAAACTGCCTTTGATATACTGTTTGATGGGTTAAAACCATGCACTGTGTACAGCATCATTGTAGATGGCTGCGAATCCAATGGAAACAAGACTTTTATTTCTAGTA AAAATGGAGAAACGGTTCCAGTAACAGTTGTGAAGAATGTGACAGAGAATAAAGTGTGTTTGGAAGGACAGTTCAATGGTATTAAATGGAATCTGACTGAATGTGTTGAAATAACTGAGCACAACTCTTGCGCATCCAAACACACCATTAAACTGGACCAGTGTACCTACACAATGAATGTTGAATTGCCCCCAG TCAAACCTAAAATACGGTTCAATGCAACTATTCCCTCCAAGTTTGAATGGACtaataaaccagaaaaatgtaaagcttTGCTTAACATCAGTTGCACCCTTGACC aatggaaaaaaacGTATGCTTTAAATGACAGTGTGTCATTATTACCCCAACAAAAGTACAACTGCACTGGAGAATACCCTTATAAGAACTACTCCATTAAGAGTAATTCTCTCTCCATTAACATACAATGTG ATTTGAAAAAGAATGCAAGAATTATAGATGTAGCCTACAACTCCTTTATTATATCCTGGAATGCACCAGAGAAAGATAACTGTTCAAATATTATTTGGAGTAATTATTTAGTCGCTTGTGAAACCAATGAAAAAG TGGAATGTACACAAGAAAAAGGTGACAGCACAAACTGcacttttaaagatttaaaaccATTTACCTACTATACATGTGTAATTACTGCACAGCATGATGGCCATCAGTACACCATTTTCTCAGAGGGACATAAAACATTGTCTGCCA AGCCCAAATTGAATGCATTTACAATACAAAAGACTTCTCACAAttctattaatataaaatgtaatgatatcATAAATAACTGGAATGGAGACCCTGGCCTTTTTGAAGCCGTAATCAAATACAACGGAATTCCTGTAACGCATCCTGAAAAACCAAAGAAATCTTGCCGGTTTTCATTCTCAGATCTTCACTACCTTACCACCTATGATATTGAG GTTAAAGCCACAAATGATCAAGGACATTCGACTGTCATTCATGAAACCTTTACTACTAACT ACAACGACAAGGCTGTCATTGGTATCCTGGTTTTCCTGATTATTGTGACATCAATTGCGTTGCTCTTTGTGCTGTTCAAATTGTACCTTCTCAGAAAAAAGCG GAACGCTGAGGATGAACAGATTCTCCTTACAC CTGCACCCCTGCGCAGAGTTGAGCCCATCCCAGCCGCCGGTTTAGTGGAGGCGTACAAGAACAAGATCGCTGATGAGGGCCGTCTGTTTATGGATGAGTTTCAG AGCATTCCCCGGATTTTCTCCAATTACACCATCAAAGAAGCCAAGAAACCGGACAACCAGTACAAGAACCGCTACGTTGACATTCTGCCCT ATGACTATAATCGGGTAACTCTCTCAACCGGAGGTGAAGACAACTACATCAACGCCAGCTTTATCGAG GGATATCGAGAGGCAAAGAAATACATTGCAGCCCAAG GACCCAAGGATGAGACGGTGGTTGATTTCTGGCGGATGGTTTGGGAGCAAAAGTCATCTATTATTGTCATGGTCACTCGCTGTGAGGAAGGAAACAAG ATCAAATGTGCTCAGTACTGGCCGTCTCCGGACAGAGAGGCTGAGATCTTTGATGAATTCGTAGTGCAACTCCGATCTGAGGAACACTGTCCTGATTACATTATTCGCCGTCTGATCCTGACCAAT aagcaAGAGAAGGCATCAGAAAGAGAGGTCACTCATATCCAGTTCATCAGCTGGCCGGACCATGGTGTGCCGGGAGACCCCAGCCTGCTTCTGAAGCTCAGGAGAAGAGTCAACTCCTTCAAGAACTTCTTCAGTGGCCCCGTGGTGGTCCACTGCAG TGCAGGGGTCGGCCGCACAGGAACGTATATGGGCATTGATGCAATGATTGAATCTCTCGAGGCAGAAGGCAGAGTGGACATCTATGGATTCGTAGCGAAACTACGTCGCCAGCGTTGCCTCATGGTTCAAGTGgag ACCCAGTACATACTGATCCACACAGCTCTGATCGAGTACAATCAGTTTGGAGACACAGAGATCCCTCTGTCTGAATTCCACTCCGTGCTCAAGACCCTCAGGCAGAAAAACGGCAGTAACAATAGTTCGCTTGAACTGGAGTTCCAG AAACTCCCTAAATTTAAAAAATGGAGAACAAATAACACGGGAAGCAGTGAGGAGAACAAGAAGAAGAACCGCGACTCAGCTGTTATCCCAT ACGACTTTAACAGAGTCATATTTAGACTGGACATTGAGGGCAACCAGACCAGTGACCCCGAGGATGAGGACGAGTATACATCAGACGAGGAAGATGAATCAGACGAATACATCAACGCCTCATTCATTGAT GGCTACTGGTGTAATAAGAGTCTGATCGCAGCACAGGGGCCTTTACCAAACACCGTGGAAGAGTTTCTGCTCATGCTGTACCAGCAACAAACTAAAACACTGGTCATGCTCACAGACTGCCAGGAGGACGGCAAG GACTTCTGTTTCCAGTATTGGGGAGATGAAAAGAAAACGTATGGAGACATGGAGATTGAGGTAAAAAAGACCGAATCCTTCCCAACGTACGTGAGACGGCATCTGGAGATCCAGTCCTTGAAG AAGAAAGAGGTCCTGGAGGTGGATCAGTACCAGTTCCTGAAATGGAAAGGCCGTGAGCTCCCGGAAGACCCTCAGGAGTTGATCGAGATGGCACGGATCATCCGAGAGAACGGCAAATACGACAACAGCAAGATGAACCGGAATGTGCCCATAGTGGTGCACTGCCA CAACGGCTCATCCCGTACCGGAATCTTCTGTGCCTTGTGGAATCTCCTGGACAGCGCCTACACGGAGAAGCTGGTGGACGTCTTACAAGTGGTCAAAAACCTGCGCAAGATGAGGCAGGGGATTGTGGAAACAATC GAGCAGTATCAGTTCCTCTACGCGGCTCTGGAGGGCGCTTTCCCGGTGCAGAACGGTGCCGTGAAGACGCCCTCCGCGAAGGACACCGCGCAGGTCATCAACGAAACGACGGCGCTCCTCACCGAGCCCAACAGCACTTCCGGTGCTGACCAGAAGGAGGCGGGAGAGAGCAGTGAGCGGGAGGCCAAGGAGAGCAGCACTGCTGAGGCTCCACCAGCAGAGGGAGACCGAGAGAAACCCTCACCCGAGGCCCAGACCAACGGCCCTGCTGGAGGAGACGATTAA